Below is a genomic region from Candidatus Bathyarchaeia archaeon.
GGGTTCTCATAAAAGTATTGAAATAGCATCCAGCAATCATAATAATTCCTCCCGTGGGGTATAAAGAGATGCGTGTTCTTAAACGATGCACTGCTTAAACCAGTTTCCGGGCCGTAAACTTTACCCTTGAACTCATAGTTTTCGCTCAATAAATATTGTTCACGCATCCAATTCGCAAACATCTCCCACCAAGGACCTGACCATGGGTTTCCACCAGCCCATCCACCCTTATCGCTTTGGTGAGCAGAGAGCACGTGGGCAAATTCGTGAGGTAGAACCCATGAAGGTGGATCAGCTCTTAATCCAGTTGGATCTATGAGCATGATGCCAAAATCATCCGGATCGCTACCCATGTAATATCCGCCGCCATCATGCGGTGAGGGCAGCGTGCCTATGACGTAAAGGTTCACCTTATACTTTTTCCCATCCCTTTTTGATGGATTCCACGATTCAGTCGGCTCCCTAAAGCCAAGCTTATTTATGTAGATATCCCATATGCGCTCAAGATTACAGAGAACCCCCTCAGCCATTTCTTCGGTAAACTTTCCATATTTTGTTCCATCGCCCCATATCACTTGAAAGTGCTCTGAGGCAGCTCTATGTATCTTTGGGTCATCTAAACGATAATAAGCATCACGTACAAGATACTCTTCCTCTTCATTTGTCAGAGATATGGAAAAGCTGGTTGCTTCGGGCACTTGGCATAATATTCCGGCTACAAGGAGTAGTTGAAGCCCGAAAAGAGTAAGAAACATTATGATTAAGGGGCTTACTCTCAACTCTTTGATTCTCCTAAACGAATCTATATGGTCTATTAAATTTATCCTACTTTGAATAATTTTAACGTATCTATTGAGCATCTCGATTTTGTTAACTTAATAGAAAACTAAATCCAATATATATTTATAGAGGACTCTAAAAGAATAAGAATAGTAATAGATATAGACAGAGGAAGATAATTGGGTAAGAAGAAAGTTATTAGCGAGGAAGAAATGGATGAGCTTGTACTACCCTCAGGGAATGATGTTCTAGGTATAGCTATGAAGCTACTCGGTTATGATCGGGTTTTAGTAAAATGCCAAGATGGATATGAACGTATATGCCGTATAAGGGGTAAACTAAAACGTAGGTTTTGGATAAGAATTGGTGATGTTGTTCTTGTATCCCCTTGGGATTTTCAGTATGAGACACGTGGAGACATAATTTGGCGTTATACAAAAGGGCAAGCTGAGCATTTACGGAAAATGGGTTTTTTAACTATTGAGTGAATAATTTGATGGTTTCTTT
It encodes:
- a CDS encoding translation initiation factor eIF-1A, coding for MGKKKVISEEEMDELVLPSGNDVLGIAMKLLGYDRVLVKCQDGYERICRIRGKLKRRFWIRIGDVVLVSPWDFQYETRGDIIWRYTKGQAEHLRKMGFLTIE